A single Agrococcus sp. ARC_14 DNA region contains:
- a CDS encoding MarR family transcriptional regulator has protein sequence MAIESSPAALPPAQLEIWAALATLLERLPSALDAQLQRDSGLTHFEHGLLYALDTAPDRSLRMSVLADFASATLSRLSRAVTRLEAKGWVRREPDPGDGRITLASLTEEGHRAVARAAPAHHALVQQLVFDTLSDAQARQLGVISRRIAEAVDAAPTWRPPSSDDSAGGSSARRRPKPGAER, from the coding sequence ATGGCGATCGAGTCCTCACCTGCAGCGTTGCCGCCCGCACAGCTCGAGATCTGGGCGGCGCTCGCCACGCTCCTGGAGCGCCTTCCCTCGGCGCTCGATGCGCAGCTGCAGCGCGACAGCGGCCTGACGCACTTCGAGCACGGCTTGCTCTACGCCCTCGATACCGCGCCCGACCGCAGTCTGCGCATGAGCGTGCTCGCCGACTTCGCGAGCGCAACCCTGTCGCGACTCTCCCGCGCCGTCACACGCCTCGAGGCGAAGGGTTGGGTGCGCCGCGAGCCCGACCCAGGCGACGGACGCATCACGCTCGCCAGCCTCACCGAGGAGGGCCATCGAGCGGTAGCGCGAGCCGCTCCCGCGCACCACGCGCTCGTGCAGCAGCTTGTGTTCGACACGCTGAGCGACGCGCAGGCCCGACAGCTGGGCGTGATCAGCCGGCGCATCGCCGAGGCTGTCGACGCGGCGCCAACATGGCGTCCGCCGTCGAGCGACGACTCGGCGGGAGGCTCGAGCGCACGGCGACGACCCAAGCCCGGCGCCGAGCGCTAG
- a CDS encoding SDR family NAD(P)-dependent oxidoreductase, translating into MDLKLSGKTAFVSGSTQGIGYAIAAAIAREGGRLTLNGRDPARVEAAVDRLRQEVPGSDPSGFAADFGEPEEVEVLLSSLERIDILVNNVGLFGLAEFETIPDEAWARYFEVNVMSGVRLSRHVLPGMLERGWGRIIFVSSESGVNVPADMVHYGATKAAALALANGLAKRTRGTSVTVNSVLGGPTYSDGVAATVAGIAAAQRVPVEQMRDAIIGQNPTTLLERFIEPDEIANLVAYLASPLASATNGAALRVDGGVLTGTL; encoded by the coding sequence ATGGATCTGAAGCTGTCGGGGAAGACTGCGTTCGTGAGCGGTTCGACGCAGGGCATCGGGTACGCGATCGCTGCCGCGATCGCCCGCGAGGGCGGGCGGCTGACGCTGAACGGCCGGGATCCGGCTCGGGTCGAGGCTGCCGTGGATCGCCTCCGACAGGAAGTGCCGGGGTCTGATCCGTCGGGCTTCGCAGCCGACTTCGGCGAGCCGGAGGAGGTGGAGGTGCTGCTCTCATCGCTCGAGCGCATCGACATCCTCGTCAACAACGTGGGGCTGTTCGGCCTCGCCGAGTTCGAGACGATCCCCGACGAGGCATGGGCGCGCTACTTCGAGGTGAACGTCATGAGCGGCGTCCGACTCTCCCGCCACGTGCTCCCTGGCATGCTCGAGCGAGGATGGGGGCGGATCATCTTCGTCAGCAGCGAGTCGGGCGTGAACGTGCCCGCCGACATGGTGCATTACGGCGCGACCAAAGCAGCGGCGCTCGCGCTCGCCAACGGGCTTGCGAAGCGCACGCGCGGCACGTCGGTCACGGTCAACTCGGTGCTGGGTGGCCCCACCTACTCCGACGGTGTCGCGGCGACCGTGGCGGGCATCGCCGCCGCACAGCGCGTCCCGGTCGAGCAGATGCGCGATGCGATCATCGGCCAGAATCCGACGACGCTGCTCGAGCGGTTCATCGAGCCGGATGAGATCGCAAACCTCGTCGCCTACCTCGCGAGCCCGCTGGCGTCCGCGACCAACGGCGCCGCGCTGCGCGTCGACGGCGGAGTGCTCACCGGCACGCTGTAG
- a CDS encoding ComEA family DNA-binding protein, whose amino-acid sequence MAGTDARWRLGAGAAVLLVLGAVAGGVAQRMVVDAQPAAVLPTPVATATAELVIDVQGAVAQPGVYRLPQGSRVLDALARAGGTADAAAPGALNLARPLVDGEQLLVPTVDEQSSAAEAGDGGTGPGAGGLVSLNRADQAALEALPRVGPSLATAIMAHRDEHGPFTDIAQLDDVPGIGPALLATLTPLVAL is encoded by the coding sequence ATGGCCGGAACGGATGCGCGCTGGCGGCTGGGCGCGGGGGCCGCGGTGCTGCTCGTGCTCGGCGCCGTTGCCGGCGGCGTCGCGCAGCGGATGGTGGTGGACGCGCAGCCTGCCGCGGTGCTGCCGACCCCGGTGGCGACTGCGACGGCCGAGCTCGTCATCGATGTGCAGGGCGCGGTCGCACAGCCGGGCGTCTACCGGCTGCCGCAGGGATCGCGGGTGCTCGACGCGCTGGCGAGGGCGGGCGGCACGGCAGATGCGGCGGCACCCGGTGCGCTGAACCTTGCGCGGCCGCTCGTGGATGGCGAGCAGCTGCTGGTGCCGACCGTCGACGAGCAGTCGAGCGCTGCTGAGGCGGGCGACGGAGGCACCGGCCCTGGCGCGGGCGGGCTGGTCTCGCTCAACCGCGCCGACCAGGCTGCGCTCGAGGCGCTGCCACGCGTCGGGCCGTCGCTGGCGACGGCGATCATGGCGCACCGCGACGAGCACGGTCCGTTCACCGACATCGCGCAGCTCGACGACGTGCCCGGCATCGGGCCCGCGCTGCTGGCGACGCTGACGCCGCTGGTGGCGCTGTGA
- the leuS gene encoding leucine--tRNA ligase, with amino-acid sequence MTDEIYDFARIQQRWLPVWDTLRPFATDDESDTRPRKYVLDMFPYPSGDLHMGHAESYAYGDVLARYWRQQGFNVLHPIGWDSFGLPAENAAIQRGIDPKEWTESNIEQHKRSMRAYATAFDWDRILHTSDPQYYKWNQWLFLELYKAGLAYRKPSNVNWCPKDQTVLANEQVVDGACERCGTPVVKKKLTQWYFKITDYADRLLDDLNQLEGRWPEKVLRMQRNWIGRSIGAEVEFEIEGHAGRVPVFTTRPDTLYGATFMVVAPDSDLAAELAAGADAEVRMRFQAYVDDVGRLTEIDRQSTERVKTGVDLGRWAIHPLTGERLPVWAADYVLADYGHGAVMAVPAHDQRDLDFARAFDLPVTVVVDTNAPVTGVMPQIPLDEDGNAVWPEDLAPLDPKSTGEALTGDGRLINSGELDGLSKAHAIGRMVQLLEAKGAGRAAKSYRLRDWLVSRQRYWGTPIPIIHTEDGQEVPVPFEQLPVTLPDSAGLDLKPKGTSPLGAAEDWVNVPSPIDGTPARRDADTMDTFVDSSWYYLRFLNPQDSTQPFDRKQVERWAPVDRYVGGVEHAILHLLYARFITKVLFDLGHVPFTEPFESLLNQGMVILDGAKMSKSKGNLVTLSEELERFGVDAVRLTMSFAGPPEDDIDWKDVSPTGSQKFLARAWRLSNEPLAKRGSDPKPGDAGLRRETHRFLADAPGLIEGMKFNVVVARLMELTNATRKAIDAGPGAADPAVREAVETIALGLSLFAPYTAEDMWANLGFEPSVANAGWRKADRSLLVEQSVTAVVQVNGKVRDKLEVAADITEADLEAAARELPGVVRAIGDAGIRKAIVRAPRLVNFVIG; translated from the coding sequence GTGACCGACGAGATCTACGACTTCGCCCGCATCCAGCAGCGTTGGCTGCCCGTGTGGGACACCCTGCGACCCTTCGCGACCGACGACGAGAGCGACACGCGCCCGCGCAAGTACGTGCTCGACATGTTCCCGTATCCCTCCGGCGACCTCCACATGGGTCACGCGGAGTCGTACGCGTACGGCGACGTGCTCGCGCGCTACTGGCGCCAGCAGGGCTTCAACGTGCTGCACCCGATCGGCTGGGACTCCTTCGGCCTGCCCGCCGAGAACGCGGCGATCCAGCGCGGCATCGACCCGAAGGAGTGGACCGAGTCGAACATCGAGCAGCACAAGCGCTCGATGCGCGCGTACGCCACCGCGTTCGACTGGGACCGCATCCTCCACACCTCCGACCCGCAGTACTACAAGTGGAACCAGTGGCTCTTCCTCGAGCTCTACAAGGCCGGCCTGGCCTACCGCAAGCCCTCCAACGTCAACTGGTGCCCCAAGGACCAGACGGTGCTCGCGAACGAGCAGGTCGTCGACGGCGCGTGCGAGCGCTGCGGCACCCCGGTCGTGAAGAAGAAGCTCACGCAGTGGTACTTCAAGATCACCGACTACGCCGACCGCCTGCTCGACGACCTGAACCAGCTCGAGGGCCGGTGGCCCGAGAAGGTGCTGCGCATGCAGCGCAACTGGATCGGGCGCTCGATCGGCGCAGAGGTGGAGTTCGAGATCGAGGGCCACGCCGGCCGCGTGCCGGTCTTCACGACGCGCCCCGACACGCTCTACGGCGCCACCTTCATGGTGGTCGCACCCGATTCCGACTTGGCAGCAGAGCTGGCGGCTGGCGCCGACGCTGAGGTGCGGATGCGGTTCCAGGCTTATGTGGACGACGTCGGCAGGCTGACCGAGATCGACCGGCAGAGCACCGAGCGCGTGAAGACGGGCGTCGACCTCGGCCGCTGGGCGATCCACCCGCTCACGGGCGAGCGGCTGCCGGTCTGGGCCGCCGACTACGTGCTCGCCGACTACGGCCACGGCGCCGTCATGGCCGTGCCCGCGCACGACCAGCGCGACCTCGACTTCGCGCGTGCCTTCGACCTGCCGGTGACGGTGGTCGTCGACACGAATGCGCCGGTGACGGGCGTCATGCCGCAGATCCCGCTCGACGAGGACGGCAACGCCGTCTGGCCCGAAGACCTGGCGCCGCTCGACCCGAAGTCCACTGGCGAGGCGCTCACCGGCGACGGTCGTCTGATCAACTCCGGCGAGCTCGACGGCCTCTCGAAGGCGCACGCGATCGGCCGCATGGTGCAGCTGCTGGAGGCCAAGGGCGCCGGCCGCGCCGCGAAGTCCTACCGGCTGCGTGACTGGCTCGTGAGCCGGCAGCGCTACTGGGGCACGCCCATCCCGATCATCCACACCGAAGACGGGCAGGAGGTGCCGGTGCCGTTCGAGCAGCTGCCCGTCACGCTGCCCGACTCGGCGGGGCTCGATCTGAAGCCGAAGGGCACGAGCCCGCTGGGCGCGGCCGAGGACTGGGTGAACGTGCCGTCGCCGATCGACGGCACGCCTGCCAGGCGCGACGCCGACACGATGGACACCTTCGTCGACTCGTCCTGGTACTACCTGCGCTTCCTCAACCCGCAGGATTCCACGCAGCCGTTCGACCGCAAGCAGGTCGAGCGCTGGGCACCGGTCGACCGCTACGTCGGCGGCGTCGAGCACGCCATCCTGCACCTGCTCTACGCGCGCTTCATCACGAAGGTGCTCTTCGACCTCGGCCACGTGCCGTTCACGGAGCCCTTCGAGTCGCTGCTCAACCAGGGCATGGTGATCCTCGACGGCGCGAAGATGTCGAAGTCGAAGGGCAACCTCGTCACGCTCTCCGAGGAGCTCGAGCGCTTCGGCGTCGACGCGGTGCGCCTGACGATGTCGTTCGCAGGCCCGCCCGAGGACGACATCGACTGGAAGGACGTCAGTCCCACCGGCTCGCAGAAGTTCCTGGCGCGCGCCTGGCGGCTCTCGAACGAGCCGCTGGCCAAGCGGGGCTCCGACCCCAAGCCCGGGGACGCCGGCCTGCGCCGCGAGACCCACAGGTTCCTGGCGGATGCGCCGGGGCTGATCGAGGGCATGAAGTTCAACGTGGTCGTCGCGCGCCTCATGGAGCTGACGAACGCGACGCGCAAGGCCATCGATGCGGGCCCAGGCGCGGCAGATCCTGCCGTGCGTGAAGCCGTGGAGACGATCGCGCTGGGCCTGTCGCTCTTCGCGCCCTACACGGCGGAGGACATGTGGGCGAACCTGGGCTTCGAGCCCTCGGTCGCCAACGCAGGCTGGCGCAAGGCGGATCGCTCGCTGCTCGTCGAGCAGTCGGTGACGGCGGTCGTGCAGGTCAATGGCAAGGTGCGCGACAAGCTCGAGGTCGCCGCCGACATCACGGAGGCCGACCTGGAGGCCGCCGCGCGCGAGCTGCCAGGTGTGGTGCGCGCGATCGGCGACGCGGGGATCCGGAAGGCGATCGTGCGCGCGCCGCGCCTGGTCAACTTCGTGATCGGCTGA